The DNA window CAGTGCGAAACGGACCAAGTGTGCGAGCATCATTCGCCCCCCCCGATGCCCATCCAGGCGCCCTTGATGGCGGCCACCCCGCTGACGGCGATCGCGTCATCCACCGTCAACGGGCCGCGCACCACCAGCCGGTCGCCGTCGGCGGCGATGCGTTCCACCGCGACCGCGGCAAAGCCGGCCGCGCGGCGCACGAAGACGTAATCGCCGTCCGTGCGGCGCACCACGGCGCTGGCGGGGATGCTGAAGCTGTCGGTACCCTGCGAGCCCAGCACGCGGGCCTGCACGAACTGGCCGGGGCGCAGGTGTTCGACGCCGGACTCGACCTCGACCCGCACCAGCACGGTCTCGTCCCCGCTGCTGACGGTGCCGCCGATGAGGCGCACCTGGCCGCGGGCGTTGCCGTCGGCGGTGGCCACGGCATCACCGACGGCCAGGCCGCCGAGCCGTTCGACGGGCAGGTGCAGCTCCAGCCACAGGCGGTCCAGGGCGGCCAGGCGCAGCACGGGGGCGGACGCCTCCAGGCGCTGGCCGGTCACCGCCATGACCTCGAGGATCACGCCGTCGCGCGGGGCGCGCAGGGTCAGGCTGGAACCGATCCGGCCGCTGCGGGCCAGGGCATCGAGGTCGCT is part of the Chromatiales bacterium genome and encodes:
- a CDS encoding efflux RND transporter periplasmic adaptor subunit; translation: MNRLSRRPPQGRADHTQANRLLTALALGTALLLASAVGLANPGPAGEIAFSPAQIEALGIATARPLAVSDAAGPLVAARVVIPPGQASVVAAPLDGLVDTLLVAEGQAVTAGQALATLRSPGLLALQRSYLEALARDRLARQQLGRDEALFKDGIIAERRLLETRSTAAEARAAANAQRQTLELSGIADSDLDALARSGRIGSSLTLRAPRDGVILEVMAVTGQRLEASAPVLRLAALDRLWLELHLPVERLGGLAVGDAVATADGNARGQVRLIGGTVSSGDETVLVRVEVESGVEHLRPGQFVQARVLGSQGTDSFSIPASAVVRRTDGDYVFVRRAAGFAAVAVERIAADGDRLVVRGPLTVDDAIAVSGVAAIKGAWMGIGGGE